The following coding sequences lie in one Terriglobia bacterium genomic window:
- a CDS encoding (2Fe-2S)-binding protein yields the protein MSPITFTLNGKKQTVDVSPEMPLLWVLRDTLGLTGTKYGCGMALCGACTVHLEGDAIRSCVTPISEVAGKKVVTIEGLSPENSHVLQKAWIAEEVPQCGYCQPGQIMNAAALLAKTPHPSDADINSAMSGNICRCGTYQRIRSAIHRAAGGGAK from the coding sequence ATGTCTCCCATTACCTTCACCTTGAACGGAAAAAAGCAGACAGTTGATGTCAGCCCCGAGATGCCGTTGCTCTGGGTATTGCGCGATACGCTGGGTTTGACTGGAACCAAGTATGGCTGTGGGATGGCATTGTGCGGCGCTTGCACGGTCCATCTGGAGGGGGACGCCATCCGTTCCTGTGTGACGCCCATCTCCGAGGTTGCCGGGAAGAAGGTCGTCACAATCGAAGGACTCTCGCCCGAGAACAGCCACGTGCTTCAGAAAGCGTGGATTGCTGAAGAGGTGCCACAATGCGGCTACTGCCAGCCGGGGCAGATCATGAATGCCGCCGCGCTGCTGGCCAAGACACCGCACCCTTCTGATGCCGACATCAATTCGGCCATGTCGGGCAACATCTGCCGCTGTGGAACCTATCAGCGGATTCGCAGTGCCATTCATCGTGCGGCGGGCGGAGGTGCGAAATGA
- a CDS encoding helix-turn-helix domain-containing protein — translation MAWKPRTELGCYIRARREALGLSIREMAKRMKKDHTYVREVERSASSMFRRSMASWAKALGCRPSDLQRFAGNPGYAKESPTELGRFVRRRRKELGLSLQQLAGHVGVTRQRMSQIEIDRGVVLSRGDTVRRMAQALRAETTTLKQLGWKEKCDQALHRMVHRPPERSTPLGTFLTCRRLELRLTQHQLASQVGIDRAMVNKLERGESRSVRSLRRLSRVLGPIPPQLLPLRRMLTLMTSDPDIPFLE, via the coding sequence ATGGCATGGAAGCCCCGAACTGAACTCGGATGCTATATCCGTGCTCGTCGGGAGGCTCTGGGTTTGAGCATCCGGGAGATGGCAAAGAGGATGAAGAAAGATCACACTTATGTTCGTGAGGTCGAAAGAAGTGCCTCTTCCATGTTCCGGCGCTCAATGGCATCCTGGGCCAAGGCGCTCGGGTGCCGTCCATCCGATTTACAACGGTTTGCCGGGAACCCGGGCTATGCAAAAGAGAGTCCCACTGAGCTCGGCCGGTTCGTCCGCAGACGCCGCAAAGAATTGGGCCTCAGTCTTCAGCAACTCGCAGGGCATGTGGGTGTGACCCGACAACGGATGAGCCAGATTGAAATTGATCGGGGGGTCGTCCTCTCGAGAGGCGATACGGTTCGCAGAATGGCCCAAGCGCTCCGCGCGGAAACTACAACGCTCAAGCAGCTTGGGTGGAAGGAGAAATGTGATCAGGCCCTTCATCGAATGGTCCATCGGCCCCCTGAACGGTCAACGCCTTTGGGCACCTTCCTTACCTGTCGACGTCTTGAACTTCGATTAACGCAGCACCAACTCGCCAGCCAAGTTGGAATTGATCGCGCCATGGTGAACAAATTGGAGCGCGGAGAATCAAGAAGCGTTCGATCCTTGCGCCGGCTGTCACGAGTTCTGGGACCGATCCCCCCCCAACTCCTTCCCCTCAGGCGAATGCTAACCCTGATGACGTCGGACCCCGATATCCCTTTCTTGGAGTAG
- a CDS encoding sigma-70 family RNA polymerase sigma factor: MPIPPPEKVSQLLLDWSKGDKAALDALVPLVHEELHRLAHHYMGGEHSGHTLQTTALINEAYLRLTDYRNMRWQNRTHFFAVAAQVMRRILVDYARSRHYAKRGGGDSHVSLDEAMVLSEDTSSELIAVEEALNDLAAFDPRKSQIVELRFFGGLNIEETAEVLAISPTTVKREWQRAKAWLYLAIKKGGATGK; this comes from the coding sequence ATGCCCATACCCCCGCCCGAGAAAGTCAGCCAGTTGTTGCTTGATTGGAGCAAAGGGGACAAAGCCGCTCTGGATGCCCTGGTTCCGCTGGTGCACGAAGAACTGCACCGATTGGCTCATCACTATATGGGAGGAGAGCACTCCGGGCACACGCTTCAAACCACGGCACTTATCAACGAAGCCTATCTCCGGCTCACCGACTACAGGAACATGCGTTGGCAGAATCGGACCCACTTTTTCGCCGTTGCGGCACAAGTCATGCGGCGCATCCTGGTTGATTACGCTCGGAGCCGCCATTATGCCAAGCGGGGCGGAGGCGACTCCCATGTTTCCTTGGACGAAGCGATGGTCTTGTCGGAGGATACGTCGTCCGAGCTCATCGCGGTCGAAGAAGCCCTCAACGACCTGGCCGCCTTTGATCCCCGCAAGAGTCAGATTGTCGAACTGCGTTTCTTTGGCGGGCTGAATATCGAGGAGACTGCCGAGGTTTTGGCGATCTCGCCAACCACGGTGAAGCGGGAATGGCAAAGAGCCAAGGCCTGGCTGTACCTGGCGATCAAGAAGGGGGGAGCGACTGGAAAGTGA
- a CDS encoding protein kinase, which yields MKELIETGTTFSHYRILSPLGSGGMGEVYLAEDDRLGRKVALKLLPVEYIQDQERMHRFEQEARAASALNHPNIITIFDVGRAENVHFIATEFIEGSTLRQYLAKAKLSLRDAVDVAVQVAGALSAAHRVGIVHRDIKPENIMLRPDGYVKVLDFGLAKLTEPTPSDSESPTRATVQTETGVVVGTVSYMSPEQVRGVVVDARTDLFSLGVVLYEMVAGIPPFEGGSKSELIAAILDREPPPLARYARDVPNEVERIVSKALRKDRELRYQTARDVQIDLKSLKEDLEFEAKRERVGQATSSGTQAIALEGEPAAVKSGTHPLPQATSSAEYLVTEIKRHKKTTFLVLALLILAASGVIYVQTRSGKTISSLAVLPFVNVTADPNSEYIPDGITESLINRLAQLPNLTVMSRSSVFRYKGREPDVQEAGRQLKVQAVLTGRVVQRGDDLDISAELVDVHNNSHLWGEQYHRKLSDILTLQSDIAREISEKLKLRLTGAEKDRLAKNYTENTEAYQLYLKGRYHAAKFTEDGLARGLNYFNQAIAIDPSYALAYDGVAYYYVTAADWFMSPREAMPKAKAALQTALRIDNALSEAHTSLAIVSYWYEYDWATAERELKRALELNPNDASAHQFYGSFLAWTGRVDAGIREANRAIELDPLSPQARTYLGVNLFFARRYDEAVKQLEEVTRTSPNYWWAHVFLGRSFAQTGRLPEAIAEFQSAKRIEDAISEIDAALGHAYALSGRKSEAEKVLEELKQRSMRSYVSPYNMAVVCAGLGEKDAAFQWLDKAYDERPFYLTWLEVDPDLDILRSDPRFSKLLRRVGFKR from the coding sequence ATGAAGGAATTGATTGAAACAGGCACTACGTTCTCCCACTACCGGATTCTTTCCCCCCTCGGCTCCGGCGGGATGGGTGAGGTGTACCTGGCTGAAGACGACCGGTTAGGTCGCAAGGTCGCGCTCAAGCTATTGCCGGTCGAATACATCCAGGATCAGGAACGGATGCACCGCTTCGAGCAGGAAGCGCGCGCTGCCTCTGCCTTGAATCATCCCAACATCATTACCATTTTCGATGTCGGCCGCGCCGAAAACGTCCATTTCATCGCCACCGAGTTCATCGAAGGATCGACCCTTCGCCAATATCTGGCCAAAGCAAAGCTGAGTTTGAGGGACGCCGTGGATGTGGCCGTTCAAGTGGCCGGCGCCTTGAGTGCGGCCCATCGGGTGGGCATCGTGCATCGTGATATCAAGCCCGAGAACATCATGTTGCGGCCGGATGGCTACGTGAAGGTCCTGGATTTCGGGCTGGCCAAGCTGACCGAGCCGACCCCGTCTGATTCCGAGTCACCCACTCGGGCGACCGTGCAAACGGAGACGGGCGTGGTGGTGGGGACGGTGAGTTACATGTCTCCCGAGCAGGTTCGAGGCGTGGTCGTTGATGCTCGCACCGACCTCTTCAGTCTGGGTGTGGTTCTCTATGAAATGGTCGCTGGTATTCCGCCCTTTGAAGGCGGGAGCAAGAGTGAATTGATTGCGGCCATCCTCGACCGAGAGCCCCCGCCGCTGGCCCGGTATGCGCGCGATGTTCCCAATGAAGTGGAAAGAATTGTCAGCAAAGCCCTGCGGAAGGACCGCGAGTTGCGTTACCAGACGGCCCGGGACGTTCAGATTGATCTAAAAAGTTTGAAAGAGGACCTTGAATTTGAAGCCAAACGCGAACGAGTAGGTCAGGCCACCTCGAGTGGAACACAGGCGATCGCTTTGGAGGGAGAGCCGGCCGCCGTCAAGTCCGGGACGCACCCCCTACCTCAAGCGACCTCCAGCGCTGAGTATCTGGTCACCGAGATCAAACGCCACAAGAAGACCACATTCCTGGTTCTTGCCTTGTTGATCCTGGCGGCAAGTGGGGTGATTTATGTCCAAACCCGAAGCGGGAAAACCATAAGTTCTCTCGCGGTCCTGCCCTTTGTCAATGTCACCGCGGATCCCAACAGTGAATACATCCCGGATGGCATCACCGAAAGCCTCATCAACCGACTGGCCCAGCTGCCAAACCTCACGGTGATGTCGCGAAGCTCAGTCTTTCGGTATAAGGGCCGTGAACCTGATGTCCAGGAGGCCGGACGCCAGCTGAAGGTCCAGGCCGTCCTGACAGGAAGGGTGGTGCAGCGTGGCGATGACCTCGACATCAGCGCCGAGCTTGTGGATGTGCACAACAACAGCCACCTCTGGGGAGAACAATACCACCGCAAGCTTTCCGATATACTCACCCTGCAGAGCGACATTGCCCGCGAAATTTCGGAGAAGCTGAAACTGAGGCTGACGGGGGCCGAGAAGGACCGTCTAGCGAAAAATTACACCGAGAATACCGAAGCCTATCAGTTGTATCTCAAGGGTCGGTACCATGCGGCCAAGTTTACCGAGGACGGCCTGGCCCGGGGACTCAACTATTTCAACCAGGCGATAGCCATCGATCCTTCTTATGCGCTTGCCTACGATGGAGTCGCGTATTACTACGTGACGGCCGCGGACTGGTTCATGTCGCCCCGGGAAGCCATGCCGAAGGCCAAGGCGGCGCTCCAAACCGCATTGCGGATTGACAATGCCCTGTCTGAAGCTCACACCTCCCTGGCCATCGTTTCTTACTGGTACGAGTACGACTGGGCGACGGCGGAGCGGGAATTGAAGCGGGCCCTGGAACTCAATCCAAATGATGCCTCCGCGCATCAATTCTACGGATCGTTTCTGGCCTGGACCGGAAGAGTGGACGCGGGAATTCGAGAAGCGAATCGGGCCATTGAGCTGGATCCACTGTCACCCCAGGCCCGCACCTACCTGGGTGTCAATCTGTTCTTTGCGCGGCGGTACGATGAAGCGGTCAAACAACTTGAGGAGGTCACTCGCACGAGCCCGAATTACTGGTGGGCGCATGTTTTTCTCGGAAGGTCCTTCGCGCAGACGGGAAGACTTCCCGAAGCCATTGCCGAGTTCCAGAGTGCGAAACGGATCGAAGATGCTATCTCGGAGATCGACGCGGCGCTTGGCCATGCGTATGCCCTATCGGGAAGGAAGAGCGAAGCAGAAAAGGTGCTCGAGGAGTTGAAGCAGCGTTCCATGCGAAGTTACGTCTCGCCATACAACATGGCCGTTGTTTGTGCCGGGCTGGGTGAAAAGGATGCAGCGTTTCAGTGGCTCGACAAGGCCTATGACGAACGCCCATTTTACCTAACCTGGCTGGAAGTGGATCCGGACCTCGACATTCTGCGTTCCGATCCGAGGTTTAGCAAATTGCTTCGTCGAGTAGGGTTCAAGAGATAG
- a CDS encoding type II toxin-antitoxin system RelE/ParE family toxin: MRYKIRITPFALTILKGISERRIMEKIISRIDGLAEDLEKQGKPLVEELAGYRSLRAVGQRYRIIYRVDRGLVVVIVVAVGIRKAGSQKDIYSLAKKMINLRLVEPFKAK, from the coding sequence GTGCGCTACAAAATCAGAATTACGCCATTCGCCCTGACAATTCTGAAGGGCATTTCAGAGCGCAGGATTATGGAGAAAATCATCAGCCGCATCGATGGATTGGCGGAAGATCTTGAAAAGCAAGGCAAGCCACTGGTCGAAGAGTTGGCGGGCTATCGAAGTCTCCGAGCGGTGGGCCAACGCTACCGAATTATCTACCGGGTCGACCGGGGACTGGTGGTCGTCATCGTGGTCGCTGTGGGTATTCGCAAAGCCGGAAGCCAGAAAGACATTTATTCTCTCGCCAAGAAAATGATCAATCTCCGCCTTGTGGAACCTTTCAAAGCGAAATGA
- a CDS encoding type II toxin-antitoxin system Phd/YefM family antitoxin: MSTDVAAEMAIIDARNKLASLPERLQRRPGAISVTRRGETVLAILRWDLYEAIVETLEILGDNEQMAALRQAIKEAEAGKTIPWEKARKRL; this comes from the coding sequence ATGAGTACGGATGTAGCTGCTGAGATGGCCATCATCGATGCCCGAAATAAGTTGGCCAGCCTTCCGGAGAGGCTTCAACGCCGACCGGGGGCCATCTCGGTAACGCGGCGGGGAGAAACTGTCCTGGCCATCTTGCGGTGGGATCTGTACGAGGCGATCGTTGAGACCCTGGAGATTCTGGGAGATAACGAGCAGATGGCCGCTTTGCGCCAGGCAATTAAGGAGGCGGAGGCAGGGAAGACCATCCCATGGGAAAAAGCAAGGAAGAGGCTCTAG
- a CDS encoding xanthine dehydrogenase family protein molybdopterin-binding subunit, translated as MNTTSKMTRRNFIKAGTLAGTGLIVAFYLPSGRELDTSLDAADGSFAPNAFLQIEPSGKITVWVTKSEMGQGVQTSLPMLVAEELEADWSTIHIKQADSNPKYGDQGTGGSESIRTMWTPLRKAGATARAMLITAAAQTWAVDKSTCRAEKGMVIHGPSGRKLGYGALAEKASKLPVPTTVPLKDPKDFRILGKKVPRLDTGIKVDGKAVFGLDVRVPGMLYATLARCPVFGGKVASFDASKAKAIQGVRDVIKVRDGIAVIAENTWLAMEGRRALEIKWDEGPNTGVSSPSITKLFADQFKQAGLVARKVGDADAALKSAPNILESMFEFPYLAHATMEPMNCTADARADRCEIWAPTQFPSWGQELAAGVVGLKPEQVKVHVTLLGGGFGRRANPDFMVQAAEISKAISAPVMLVWTREDDMQHDFYRPTSAQLLRAGIDSKGLPVAWHHHILGPSIDAQMNPKFTGLDKGAVDVAATLPYTIPNIHVDFLNVNIPVPVGWWRSVWASQHAYANECFLDEIAYASRSDPYEFRLKLLANEPRYKGVLKLAATKAGWGKKLPVERGMGIAVAKSFGTYVAQVAEVTVEFKKVTVHRIVCAVDCGQYVNPDTIEAQMQSAIVMGLTAALKGEITIDRGRVMQGNFNDYPVLRMEEVPVIETYIVPSQEKPGGIGEPGLPPVAPAVANAIFASIGKRIRRLPIRSTYPG; from the coding sequence ATGAACACGACTTCCAAGATGACTCGTCGAAATTTCATAAAAGCCGGGACGCTGGCAGGCACCGGTCTTATCGTCGCCTTCTACTTGCCCTCCGGCCGCGAACTGGACACTTCCCTCGATGCGGCGGACGGCTCGTTTGCCCCCAATGCTTTTCTGCAAATCGAACCTTCCGGCAAAATCACGGTGTGGGTGACCAAGTCGGAAATGGGACAGGGGGTTCAGACTTCCCTCCCGATGCTGGTTGCAGAAGAACTGGAAGCCGATTGGTCCACCATCCACATCAAGCAGGCCGACTCCAATCCCAAATATGGGGATCAAGGAACAGGGGGCAGCGAGAGCATCCGCACGATGTGGACCCCGCTCCGCAAGGCGGGCGCCACGGCGCGTGCGATGTTGATTACAGCGGCCGCACAGACATGGGCCGTCGATAAGTCGACGTGCAGGGCCGAGAAGGGCATGGTCATTCACGGGCCGAGCGGACGGAAGCTCGGTTATGGCGCGCTGGCTGAAAAAGCTTCGAAGTTGCCGGTCCCGACCACGGTTCCCTTAAAGGACCCCAAGGATTTCCGAATCCTCGGCAAGAAGGTGCCCCGACTCGACACCGGCATCAAAGTGGATGGCAAGGCGGTGTTTGGACTGGATGTTCGAGTCCCTGGCATGCTCTATGCGACCCTTGCTCGATGTCCTGTTTTTGGCGGTAAGGTGGCGAGTTTTGACGCCTCCAAGGCCAAGGCGATCCAGGGGGTCCGCGATGTGATCAAGGTTCGCGACGGGATCGCCGTCATTGCTGAGAACACATGGCTGGCGATGGAGGGGCGCCGGGCGTTGGAGATCAAGTGGGACGAGGGTCCTAACACCGGGGTGAGCAGCCCCAGCATCACCAAACTGTTTGCGGATCAGTTCAAGCAAGCCGGGCTGGTGGCGCGCAAAGTGGGGGATGCCGACGCCGCGCTGAAGAGCGCGCCGAACATCCTCGAGTCCATGTTTGAATTCCCTTACCTTGCTCACGCCACCATGGAACCGATGAATTGCACTGCCGACGCCCGTGCTGACCGGTGCGAGATCTGGGCTCCCACACAGTTCCCGTCCTGGGGGCAGGAACTGGCAGCGGGAGTCGTCGGCCTGAAGCCGGAGCAAGTGAAGGTGCACGTCACGCTGCTGGGTGGAGGCTTCGGCCGCCGCGCCAATCCCGATTTCATGGTCCAGGCCGCTGAAATCTCCAAGGCCATCAGTGCTCCGGTCATGTTGGTGTGGACGCGCGAAGACGATATGCAACATGATTTCTATCGCCCGACCTCCGCTCAACTCCTTCGTGCCGGGATCGACAGCAAGGGTCTTCCGGTGGCCTGGCATCATCACATCCTTGGACCCTCCATCGACGCCCAAATGAATCCCAAATTCACGGGTCTGGATAAGGGTGCCGTCGATGTGGCCGCGACCCTTCCCTACACGATCCCCAACATCCATGTGGATTTTTTGAATGTCAACATCCCCGTGCCGGTGGGTTGGTGGCGCTCGGTGTGGGCTTCGCAGCATGCCTACGCCAACGAATGCTTTCTGGACGAAATTGCCTACGCATCCCGAAGCGATCCGTACGAGTTCCGCTTGAAATTGCTGGCCAACGAGCCACGGTACAAAGGGGTGTTGAAGCTGGCGGCCACCAAAGCGGGGTGGGGAAAGAAACTTCCCGTAGAAAGGGGAATGGGAATCGCGGTCGCGAAATCCTTTGGCACCTATGTGGCCCAGGTTGCAGAAGTCACGGTGGAATTCAAAAAGGTCACGGTGCATCGTATCGTGTGTGCCGTGGATTGTGGACAGTATGTCAACCCCGATACCATTGAAGCGCAGATGCAGAGCGCCATTGTCATGGGACTGACCGCCGCATTGAAGGGCGAGATTACGATCGACCGGGGCCGGGTCATGCAGGGCAACTTCAATGATTACCCGGTGCTGCGGATGGAAGAAGTGCCGGTCATTGAGACCTACATCGTGCCGAGCCAGGAAAAGCCCGGCGGGATCGGGGAGCCCGGGCTGCCTCCGGTTGCCCCGGCGGTCGCCAATGCCATCTTCGCCTCCATCGGCAAGCGCATCCGGAGACTGCCCATTCGCTCGACCTATCCGGGCTGA